The following DNA comes from Azospirillum sp. TSA2s.
AGACGAAGACCTTCGGCTCGGCATCGCCCAGGAAATAGCCGACCTCGGCCTTCGTATAGGCGGTGTTCAGCGGCAGATAGGCGGCACCAGCCCGCAGGCAGGCGAGATAGAGGAAGACCGCCTCCGCCGACTTCTCCACCTGCACCGCCACACGGTCGCCCTTGGCGACGCCCAGCTCCGCCAGCAGCCGGGCATAACGGCCGCTGATCTCCAGCAGGTCGCGGTAGCTGTAGCGGCGGCCGGACTCCAGCTCGATGAAGCTGCTGTCGGCATCGGCGGGAAAGCGGGCGGCGGCGATGTCGAAGAAGTTGTCGCTCATTCTGGTCGGACCCCTGCGGAACGGATTGTCCATCATACACAGCAATGGGGCAGGGGAGCAGCGTAACGCATTGTGGGACGTCCCACATGCGCACCTCCGGATCACCGGCGCGAACAGTGGTGAGCTTTCTCAACTCCGGCAGCACCCCATCACCATCAACTCTCCCGCCCGCGAAAAATGTGCGTCCACCAGATTATTTCCGGTGGAAACCCTCGAAGTGCTCGCGTAAGCACGAATCACGAAGCGGGAAAATCAACCAACGAACACAACCTCCCGCGCCAGACATGCCCACCCCACCCCGGCAGCGCCGCCGGACGGTACAGGAGACGGAGCGAATGACCGCCAAAGACCCCAACAAGAGTCCCCCCTGCTTCGACTGCGCGACCAACGCCACCCAGCGGCTGGACGAGATGTTCATCGCCATGGGCCAGATGAAGCGCATCGCGCTGGGCCAGAAGCCGGCGGAACGCGCGGTGTTCCGCAAGCTGCACGGGGCCGCCCATGGCCGTCTGGTGATGGATCCCAACCGGCCCGAGGCGCTTCGCGTCGGCGTCTTCGCCAGGGATGAACTGCCGGCCTGGATGCGTTTCTCCAGCGACACCAGCCCGACCTCGCCCGATCTGGGCTCGACGCTCGGCATCGGGCTGAAGGTCTGGGGCGTCGATGGCGTCAACGCGCTGGGCGAGACCGGCGACGTCGCCGACTTCATCATGCAGAACTTTCCCGTCTTCTTCGTCGACAATGCGGAGGAGATGTGCGAGTTCACCTATGCCGGCACGGTCCTGAAGAATTATCCCGGCTATCTCGCCAAGCATCCGAAGACCAACGGCATCCTCGACGCCATGTCGGCCCAGGTCGACGGCAGCGTGCTGACCACCCAATATTGGGCGATCCTGCCCTTCGCCTTCGGCCCCGACCATTTCGCCAAATACTCGCTGGTGCCGGATGCGCCGCCACCCGGCCATCCGGCGGTCAATGTCCCCACTGACGACAAGAACTATCTCGCCACCGACCTCGCCAACCGGCTGCTGGAAGACGAATACCGCTTCACCTTCATGGTGCAGGTGGTGCCGAAAAGCGCCGGCTACCCGCTGGACAAGGCGACGGAGGAATGGCCGACCGACCAGTATCCCTATCAGCCGGTGGCGACGCTGGTCCTGCCCAAGCAGGATGTCTGCGCCCGTGGCCAGGGCGACTATGGACAGGAACTGGCCTTCAACATCTGGCGCACGCCGGTGGAGCAGGCGCCGCAGGGCAGCATCGCCGCGGTGCGCAAGGTCGTCTACAACCACGGCGCCGACGTCCGCCATCAGGCCAACGGCCAGCCGCTGCAACAGCCGACGCAGCCCCGCGACCAGGCGCCGCCGCTCCCCAAGGACGACTGCATCGTCAAGGCGGTGATCTACCCGCCCATCGGCATTGCCCGCATCGGCAACGCCCCGGAGGGTTATGTCATCGGCCCCGAGGTGCCGAACCCGAAGCCGCTGATGGCCGGCGACGACCCGGCGCGGAATCCCTACCGTGACGCCGAAGGCCGGCTTCTGCCGCAGGCCGCGCGCTTCCGCATCTATGGCGTCAACGCCATGGGCCGGATCGTCCGCGAGCTGACCGCGGCGGACAGCCACGCCGACATCACCTGGAAGGTCCATCTCGCCAACAAGAAGTCGGCTTGGTACGGCTTCCAGCTGGCGCTCGACATTCCGGAGGCGGCGTCCGCCGACCCCACGACGCTGCGCAACCCGACCGTCGCCGACCGTCAGGCGTTGGTGCTGGATGCCGGCGAACATGCCATCCATGCCGGCCATGGCAAGCAGAGCCACGAACTGGTCGCCGGCAAGTTCATGCACCAGGGCGAGCCGGTCTATCTCGGCCGCATGTGGTGCGAGAAGGGCGACCATCGCCTGCTGGTCACCGGCGGACGCGGCAAGTCGGCCTCCTACAACGGCACCAAGGCGATCACCTTCGGCAACAACGAGGGCTGGCACGACGACGTGTCGGACGGCCCGGTCGATGCCGTGGTGAAGCTGAACGGCATGGAGCTGCCGGTCACCCCCGCCTGGATCGTCGTCGCCCCGCCGAACTACGGGCCGCAGCGCAAGTCGGTGCGCACCATGTGGGATCTGATGCGCGACGTGGCGATCCAGGCCGGAACGCTGCCCAAGCCCACCCGCCCGTCCTTCACCCACGACATCTACCCGGTGTTCGAGCGGATGACCGGCCTGCAATGGGTCAATGCCGGCTTCGCCGCCGGGTTCGGCTGGAACTCCGCCAACGACTTCACCAAGCCGGAGTGGATCGCGCGGCTCAGCGACCGCAGCCTCGCCAACCAGGAAACCCGGCGGGTGCTGAAGAACTCCTTCCGCCATGACGCGGTCGACAGCTGGTCGCCGACGCCCTGGCCCTGGGTCTATGGCGACGCGATGAACATCCCGCCGGCCGAGACGCCGCGCCAATACACCTCGCTGACGCAGACGCAGCTGGAGTTCCTCGACCAGTGGGTCGCCGGCGACTTCGACGATGATTGGGGCAAGGTCCCGGTCTATACCGACTTCGATCAGGTCCCGCTGGACGAGCAGGGCGACGTGCTGACCCGCGCGGCGCTCGACTTCTGCCTCGCCGACGCCTTCCATCCCGGCTGCGAGATGACGTGGCCGGTCCGCGCCGCCACCCTGTATATGGAGCCGTTCCGCTTCGCCCATGCGCCGAAGGGATGGGTCGAGCCGGGGCTGGGCGCCATCCTGTCCAGCGACACCGTGACCATTCCCAACGGCCCGCTCTATGGCCAGCTTCCCGGCGGCATCACCCGCTGGATGGCGGTGCCGTGGCAGACCGACACCGGCAGCTGCCGCTCCGGCTACGATGCCAGCTACGACCCCAACGTCCCGACCTTCTGGCCGGCCCGCGTGCCGAACGAGGTGCTGACGCGCGAGAACTACGACATCGTGATGGACGCCGCCCAGCCGGCCCAGGTGCGTCTGGCCGCCTTCGCCAACCGCGCCGCCTGGGTGGCGCCGCTGGGCACCACCAGCTACACCGACCAGATCAACAACATGATCCATCACTTC
Coding sequences within:
- a CDS encoding LodA/GoxA family CTQ-dependent oxidase; translated protein: MTAKDPNKSPPCFDCATNATQRLDEMFIAMGQMKRIALGQKPAERAVFRKLHGAAHGRLVMDPNRPEALRVGVFARDELPAWMRFSSDTSPTSPDLGSTLGIGLKVWGVDGVNALGETGDVADFIMQNFPVFFVDNAEEMCEFTYAGTVLKNYPGYLAKHPKTNGILDAMSAQVDGSVLTTQYWAILPFAFGPDHFAKYSLVPDAPPPGHPAVNVPTDDKNYLATDLANRLLEDEYRFTFMVQVVPKSAGYPLDKATEEWPTDQYPYQPVATLVLPKQDVCARGQGDYGQELAFNIWRTPVEQAPQGSIAAVRKVVYNHGADVRHQANGQPLQQPTQPRDQAPPLPKDDCIVKAVIYPPIGIARIGNAPEGYVIGPEVPNPKPLMAGDDPARNPYRDAEGRLLPQAARFRIYGVNAMGRIVRELTAADSHADITWKVHLANKKSAWYGFQLALDIPEAASADPTTLRNPTVADRQALVLDAGEHAIHAGHGKQSHELVAGKFMHQGEPVYLGRMWCEKGDHRLLVTGGRGKSASYNGTKAITFGNNEGWHDDVSDGPVDAVVKLNGMELPVTPAWIVVAPPNYGPQRKSVRTMWDLMRDVAIQAGTLPKPTRPSFTHDIYPVFERMTGLQWVNAGFAAGFGWNSANDFTKPEWIARLSDRSLANQETRRVLKNSFRHDAVDSWSPTPWPWVYGDAMNIPPAETPRQYTSLTQTQLEFLDQWVAGDFDDDWGKVPVYTDFDQVPLDEQGDVLTRAALDFCLADAFHPGCEMTWPVRAATLYMEPFRFAHAPKGWVEPGLGAILSSDTVTIPNGPLYGQLPGGITRWMAVPWQTDTGSCRSGYDASYDPNVPTFWPARVPNEVLTRENYDIVMDAAQPAQVRLAAFANRAAWVAPLGTTSYTDQINNMIHHFDHLGVVEVNPGPTDPEGAKLFPPLIEVEDQHIPIPDVDDTVDTKAVRAAHRTLSSKAPAPSGGGGGLRATQPVDLSRIDKVRRFPRGLR